Proteins from a genomic interval of Musa acuminata AAA Group cultivar baxijiao chromosome BXJ1-9, Cavendish_Baxijiao_AAA, whole genome shotgun sequence:
- the LOC103999279 gene encoding myb-related protein MYBAS2 isoform X1 yields MAMRKGPWSEQEDLQLVRIVGLFGDRRWDFIAKVSGLNRTGKSCRLRWVNYLHPDLKRGRITPQEERLILELHSRLGNRWSRIARKLPGRTDNEIKNYWRTHMRKKAQERKRKPCPSSSLTYISAAQIELPPEVVAESSSTSALGEISDDAVEDYSMDQIWNEIAMPDMISGLSFGECKDEVYDGMCSAIPSPLWEYCSFPLWKMDDEDFRAYH; encoded by the exons ATGGCGATGCGGAAGGGGCCGTGGAGCGAGCAGGAGGACCTGCAACTGGTACGCATTGTGGGCTTATTCGGTGACCGTCGTTGGGATTTCATAGCCAAAGTCTCAG GTCTTAATAGAACAGGCAAAAGTTGCAGGTTAAGGTGGGTAAACTACCTCCATCCTGATCTCAAACGCGGCCGCATCACCCCGCAGGAGGAGCGCCTCATCCTCGAGCTCCACTCTCGCTTGGGCAATAG GTGGTCTCGGATCGCCCGGAAGCTCCCAGGCCGCACCgataacgagatcaagaactattgGAGGACTCATATGAGAAAGAAGGCTCAAGAGCGGAAGAGGAAGCCGTGCCCGTCGTCGTCGCTCACCTATATCTCCGCCGCTCAAATCGAGCTTCCGCCGGAAGTTGTGGCGGAGAGTAGTAGTACTTCGGCGCTCGGAGAGATCAGTGATGATGCTGTCGAGGACTACTCCATGGATCAGATCTGGAACGAGATTGCGATGCCTGACATGATCAGTGGGCTGAGCTTCGGGGAATGCAAGGATGAAGTCTATGACGGTATGTGTTCCGCAATCCCTTCTCCTTTGTGGGAGTATTGCTCTTTCCCTCTGTGGAAGATGGATGATGAGGACTTCCGGGCATATCACTAG
- the LOC103999279 gene encoding myb-related protein MYBAS2 isoform X2, which yields MAMRKGPWSEQEDLQLVRIVGLFGDRRWDFIAKVSGLRGEDRLRWVNYLHPDLKRGRITPQEERLILELHSRLGNRWSRIARKLPGRTDNEIKNYWRTHMRKKAQERKRKPCPSSSLTYISAAQIELPPEVVAESSSTSALGEISDDAVEDYSMDQIWNEIAMPDMISGLSFGECKDEVYDGMCSAIPSPLWEYCSFPLWKMDDEDFRAYH from the exons ATGGCGATGCGGAAGGGGCCGTGGAGCGAGCAGGAGGACCTGCAACTGGTACGCATTGTGGGCTTATTCGGTGACCGTCGTTGGGATTTCATAGCCAAAGTCTCAGGTTTGAGGGGGGAGGATAG GTTAAGGTGGGTAAACTACCTCCATCCTGATCTCAAACGCGGCCGCATCACCCCGCAGGAGGAGCGCCTCATCCTCGAGCTCCACTCTCGCTTGGGCAATAG GTGGTCTCGGATCGCCCGGAAGCTCCCAGGCCGCACCgataacgagatcaagaactattgGAGGACTCATATGAGAAAGAAGGCTCAAGAGCGGAAGAGGAAGCCGTGCCCGTCGTCGTCGCTCACCTATATCTCCGCCGCTCAAATCGAGCTTCCGCCGGAAGTTGTGGCGGAGAGTAGTAGTACTTCGGCGCTCGGAGAGATCAGTGATGATGCTGTCGAGGACTACTCCATGGATCAGATCTGGAACGAGATTGCGATGCCTGACATGATCAGTGGGCTGAGCTTCGGGGAATGCAAGGATGAAGTCTATGACGGTATGTGTTCCGCAATCCCTTCTCCTTTGTGGGAGTATTGCTCTTTCCCTCTGTGGAAGATGGATGATGAGGACTTCCGGGCATATCACTAG
- the LOC103999443 gene encoding protein SOSEKI 4, whose translation MAAAYRGRAEHSRIERETSPARAAVVYYLSRNGHLEHPHFMEVPLSSSSGLYLRDVINRLHVLRGRAMVGLYSWSSKRSYRNGYVWQDLSEDDFIHPVHGNEYVLKGTELLHLNSSSSSGSQELFLPSSTSSKCVQEDSAASFSRGKQATRSSFYKSNTSAETTANSIDASTQTEEHKRQQRRAPVAEVERAENPKSAKVAEKHPATELSGDEVSPPPSSSSPETLEALIKADGRCIMAVRPEEKGWSVGGCLSGRVKASAVLMHLISCGSISAKANGLSLMPQYSGRLDRAESMGHMPSFRSISLEDKEVFTDKMRGDDADGELPPVLKKSSSYDADRGSKMNLAKEVEDDRARCIPRKAKTRKEGKPQK comes from the exons ATGGCGGCTGCTTACAGAGGGAGAGCTGAGCATTCTCGGATTGAGAGGGAGACGAGTCCAGCGAGAGCTGCGGTGGTTTACTACCTATCGAGAAATGGGCACCTGGAGCACCCTCACTTCATGGAGGTCCCTCTCTCCTCATCATCAGGACTCTATCTcagag ATGTCATCAACCGTCTCCATGTCCTCAGAGGGCGAGCCATGGTTGGTTTGTACTCCTGGTCGTCCAAAAG GAGCTACAGGAACGGGTATGTGTGGCAAGATCTCTCGGAGGATGACTTCATCCACCCTGTTCATGGCAATGAGTATGTGCTCAAAGGAACGGAGCTTCTCCACCtcaactcctcttcctcctctggtTCCCAGGAACTCTTTCTCCCTTCTTCTACCAGCTCCAAATGCGTGCAAGAGGATTCTGCTGCCTCCTTTTCGAGAGGGAAGCAGGCCACCCGGAGCTCTTTCTACAAGAGCAACACGAGCGCCGAGACCACTGCAAACTCCATCGACGCGTCTACTCAGACGGAGGAGCACAAGAGGCAACAGCGGCGAGCTCCCGTGGCCGAAGTGGAGCGAGCGGAGAATCCCAAGTCTGCGAAGGTGGCGGAGAAGCACCCCGCGACCGAGCTCAGCGGAGACGAGGTCTCGCCGCCACCTTCGTCGTCCAGCCCGGAGACGCTGGAAGCGCTGATCAAGGCCGACGGCCGCTGCATTATGGCGGTCAGGCCGGAAGAGAAGGGCTGGTCGGTCGGCGGCTGCTTGAGCGGGAGAGTGAAGGCCTCCGCGGTGCTGATGCATCTGATCTCGTGCGGTTCGATCTCAGCGAAGGCGAACGGGTTGTCGTTGATGCCGCAGTACAGCGGAAGACTCGATCGTGCCGAGTCGATGGGGCACATGCCGAGCTTCCGGTCCATTAGTTTGGAGGACAAGGAGGTCTTCACCGACAAGATGCGTGGTGATGATGCCGATGGAGAGCTTCCTCCGGTCTTGAAGAAATCCTCATCTTACGATGCCGATCG GGGCTCGAAGATGAATCTGGCAAAAGAGGTTGAAGACGACCGTGCCAGATGCATACCAAGAAAGGCCAAGACAAGAAAAGAAGGGAAACCACAGAAGTAG
- the LOC135593937 gene encoding small ribosomal subunit protein uS8-like: protein MVRISVLNDALKSMYNAEKRGKRQVMIRPSSKVIIKFLLVMQKHGYIGEFEIVDDHRAGKIVVELNGRLNKCGVISPRFDVGVKEIEPWTARLLPSRQFGYIVLTTSAGIMDHEEARRKNVGGKVLGFFY from the exons ATGGTGAGAATCAGTGTTTTGAATGATGCTCTCAAGAGCATGTACAATGCCGAGAAGCGTGGAAAGCGGCAGGTCATGATTAGACCATCCTCTAAAGTGATAATCAAGTTCCTCCTTGTCATGCAGAAGCATG GATATATTGGTGAGTTTGAAATCGTAGATGACCACCGAGCTGGCAAGATAGTTGTTGAGTTGAATGGGAGATTGAACAAATGTGGTGTCATTAGCCCACGATTTGATGTTGGTGTCAAAGAGATTGAGCCATGGACTGCCAGACTACTTCCATCACGTCAG TTTGGTTACATTGTGCTGACAACATCTGCTGGAATCATGGATCATGAAGAAGCTAGGAGGAAGAACGTTGGTGGGAAAGTACTCGGATTCTTCTACTAG
- the LOC135586365 gene encoding BTB/POZ domain-containing protein At5g60050-like — MAEAAENLLKSGEVSAMIRQGFISSPRLSPTSSPPPPATATAVHPSPPRPSVPSPKSPTLFEMITHEDLARRVSSRTHPSGDQKRLRLLERIAAMIAKEGPGDVELSVSSGDGFRVPMAVHRRVLAAGSRFFAEKLAGIGGGPGRPVMVEICDCDDAEVYVEVVGLMYSTDLRRSLAGEDVERVLGLLKVSVDIKFDDGISACLDHLEAIPWSEDEEEKVMSTLSKLPIRQLHESIERVLQRVSVEPSTSANADSIVVNVLHGVLQAKDKKSRRDMKALIARLLRGDLNRSDIRYKNLEVPRETLYQLCHKHMDCLMLLLSEAANIVEGQGDRAALMGEVAREADNVQWLVDILIDKRIADEFVSLWANQSGLATCHSKIPCIYRFEISMITAQLCVAIGKGQILVSKDAKVSLLRTWLEALFEDFGWMKRTSRTFNKKMVEDGLSATILTLPMAEQQTILLRWFDCFLNKGDDCPNIQRAFEIWWRRAFIRQYAGEHDHSHLQMVDSDNHI; from the exons ATGGCTGAGGCGGCCGAGAACCTGTTGAAGTCCGGCGAGGTCTCCGCTATGATCCGCCAAGGCTTCATCTCTTCCCCTCGCCTCTCCCCCACGTCCTCCCCTCCGCCGCCTGCCACTGCGACGGCGGTCCACCCTTCCCCTCCGCGCCCTTCGGTCCCGTCTCCCAAGTCTCCTACCCTCTTCGAGATGATCACGCATGAGGACCTCGCCCGCCGAGTCTCCTCGCGGACTCACCCCTCCGGCGACCAGAAGCGGCTCCGTCTGCTGGAGAGGATCGCCGCGATGATCGCCAAGGAGGGCCCCGGTGACGTGGAACTTTCCGTCAGCTCCGGCGACGGGTTTCGAGTTCCCATGGCAGTACACCGCCGGGTGCTGGCGGCGGGGAGCCGGTTCTTCGCGGAGAAGCTGGCGGGGATAGGAGGCGGGCCGGGGCGCCCGGTGATGGTGGAGATCTGCGACTGCGATGACGCGGAGGTGTACGTGGAGGTGGTGGGGCTGATGTACTCCACCGATCTGAGGCGGAGCCTTGCCGGTGAGGACGTCGAGAGGGTTCTAGGACTGCTCAAG GTATCTGTGGATATAAAATTCGACGATGGGATTTCGGCATGCCTTGACCATTTGGAAGCCATACCTTGGTCcgaggatgaggaggagaaggtaaTGTCTACTCTCAGCAAGCTTCCGATTCGGCAATTACATGAGTCGATCGAACGAGTCCTACAAAGGGTTTCGGTGGAGCCTTCGACTTCTGCAAATGCCGACTCCATTGTGGTAAATGTTCTGCATGGTGTTTTGCAAGCTAAGGACAAGAAATCTCGTCGAGATATGAAAGCCTTAATAGCTCGCTTGCTTAGGGGAGACCTAAATCGAAGTGATATCCGCTACAAGAATCTTGAAGTCCCGAGGGAAACCCTTTACCAATTGTGCCACAAACATATGGATTGTCTTATGCTGTTGTTATCTGAGGCTGCAAATATAGTTGAAGGTCAGGGGGATCGTGCTGCCTTGATGGGTGAGGTCGCTCGAGAAGCTGATAACGTGCAGTGGCTTGTTGACATTCTGATAGATAAGAGGATTGCTGATGAGTTTGTGAGTTTGTGGGCCAATCAGAGTGGGCTCGCCACTTGCCATTCCAAGATACCATGCATATATAGATTTGAGATCAGCATGATCACTGCTCAGCTGTGTGTTGCAATCGGCAAAGGACAAATTTTAGTGTCCAAAGATGCAAAAGTTTCTCTTTTGAGGACATGGCTGGAAGCTCTTTTTGAGGACTTTGGTTGGATGAAGAGAACTTCTAGGACTTTCAACAAGAAGATGGTAGAGGATGGGCTCTCTGCGACAATCTTGACGTTGCCCATGGCAGAACAACAAACAATTTTGTTGAGATGGTTTGATTGTTTTCTGAATAAAGGTGATGACTGTCCCAACATCCAAAGAGCCTTTGAGATCTGGTGGAGGAGAGCTTTCATTAGACAGTACGCAGGGGAACATGATCACTCTCATCTGCAGATGGTTGATTCCGATAACCACATATAA
- the LOC135593938 gene encoding DNA repair RAD52-like protein 2, chloroplastic: METAGAGALLSRSVLPNFAAAGQVVRPLCVARMARRSVVAAALEKGVGSGNGGRGGAGMTNSNYVVPLDTASSLTRPLNEILRDLNKRVPDQIIDAADNSIPWYHTNRMLSFFAPGWCGEVRDVIFSDNGNVTVVYRVTIRGSDGVAHRESTGTVSMSDGQFKDPVAAAEELAFCKACARFGFGLYLYHEDEATENKSL, encoded by the exons ATGGAGACCGCCGGCGCCGGTGCCTTGTTGTCCCGATCGGTCCTCCCCAACTTCGCTGCAGCTGGACAGGTGGTGCGGCCCCTCTGCGTGGCTAGGATGGCTCGGCGTAGTGTGGTGGCCGCGGCGCTGGAGAAGGGCGTGGGGTCGGGAAACGGTGGCCGTGGCGGTGCCGGAATGACCAACTCTAACTACGTGGTGCCGCTCGACACGGCCTCGTCCCTCACTCGCCCCCTCAATGAGATCCTCCGAGATCTGAATAAAAGGGTACCGGACCAGATCATCGATGCCGCCGACAACTCCATCCCTTG GTATCACACCAACAGAATGCTGAGCTTTTTTGCCCCAg GTTGGTGTGGAGAAGTACGTGATGTTATATTCTCGGACAATGGAAACGTGACAGTGGTGTATCGTGTCACCATAAGAGGATCAGATGGAGTG GCTCACCGTGAGTCCACTGGAACAGTGTCTATGAGCGATGGCCAGTTTAAAGACCCAGTTGCAGCAGCTGAAGAGTTGGCCTTCTGCAAAGCCTGCGCGCGATTTGGTTTTGGCTTGTATCTGTATCACGAGGATGAGGCAACAGAGAATAAGTCACTGTAG
- the LOC135593939 gene encoding UPF0664 stress-induced protein C29B12.11c-like, with protein MALNPQLFANGMPVPFVGEMFVLARDGVEFEIDKIAGANGGHVKAKGTIYLSNIRMVFVAKKPVGSFVAFDLPLLFVRGEKFNQPIFHCNNISGFVEPVVPEGEHRALYSTHSFKILFKEGGCGTFVPLFLNLIATVRQYNQHAAAYPAHEAAPRMDPLQAAQTPVDEMMRHAYVDPNDPTKIFLQQPTPESQLRRRTYHPQSAENSY; from the exons ATGGCTTTGAACCCACAGCTCTTCGCCAACGGGATGCCCGTCCCCTTCGTTGGCGAGATGTTCGTGCTCGCCAGGGATGGCGTCGAGTTCGAGATCGACAAGATCGCCGG AGCAAATGGTGGTCATGTCAAGGCAAAGGGAACTATTTACTTGTCAAACATAAGGATGGTCTTTGTTGCAAAGAAGCCTGTAGGGAGCTTTGTTGCTTTTGATTTGCCTCTG CTTTTTGTGCGAGGAGAGAAGTTTAACCAGCCAATATTTCATTGTAATAACATATCTGGATTTGTGGAGCCT GTAGTTCCAGAGGGTGAGCACAGGGCTCTTTACTCAACACATTCATTCAAGATCTTGTTCAAGGAAGGTGGATGTGGAACTTTTGTCCCTCTGTTCTTAAATCTAATTGCAACTGTGAGGCAATATAACCAGCATGCAGCAGCTTACCCTGCTCATGAAGCTGCGCCCCGCATGGACCCACTGCAAGCTGCTCAGACTCCGGTGGATGAAATGATGAGACATGC GTATGTGGATCCGAACGACCCGACTAAAATCTTCTTGCAGCAGCCCACACCTGAATCTCAACTGAGGCGAAGAACCTACCATCCTCAGTCTGCTGAGAACTCGTATTGA